Proteins from a genomic interval of Paenibacillus sp. FSL H8-0048:
- a CDS encoding copper amine oxidase N-terminal domain-containing protein: MKMKKLVVPMLSLTLMIPALAGAEAAPAAAMMKASVNTPAAELRAGLDYLLSEHFTLAVTAMTKAYDGTKDAAAAYQALDQNALDMQPAIASLYGDAGAAEFERIFRAHNKYTDDLVKATKSKDAAAVKAAEDKVSGFVDEFGNFLGTATEGKLPAASAKQVIRSHENHVQEVFEDYAAGDYKGAYEAYRKGYAEMFGISKALSSAITTQMPAKFEHTKADTKAADLRSALNQLAGEHFALSVLQMQEQYDGRAASNALIAAEAMNTADFKAAIASIYGADGAAAFEKIWVTNHVNAQADFTAAVKNNDAAAKAAVEARIASFTTEFAAFLDSATAGNLPKSAGQSALTTHENQVQQVLTQYAAGSYDASYKTNREGYKTMFGVGQALGNAIVTQFNDKFQDAAAAPAPATPADPASMVKVWMKVGSEVLNINGQVTQMDTKPFIWSGMTYIPLRYLSEGIGAEVKWDKQAQQVTIKAGNDTLVFWMNKDFMELNGMRQSVGAKVFVNGDNRTVVPLRFITELLGWNVQWGNTDQSITLTKTM, translated from the coding sequence ATGAAGATGAAGAAATTAGTCGTCCCGATGTTAAGCTTGACCCTGATGATACCTGCACTGGCAGGTGCGGAGGCAGCCCCGGCAGCCGCGATGATGAAGGCTTCGGTGAATACACCGGCAGCCGAGCTGAGAGCGGGCCTGGATTATCTGCTCTCCGAGCATTTCACCCTTGCCGTAACTGCAATGACGAAGGCCTATGACGGTACCAAGGATGCGGCAGCGGCTTACCAGGCGCTTGATCAGAACGCACTCGATATGCAGCCCGCCATTGCTTCATTGTACGGTGATGCTGGCGCAGCTGAATTTGAACGGATTTTCCGTGCACATAACAAGTATACCGACGATCTGGTGAAGGCGACGAAGAGCAAGGACGCCGCAGCCGTCAAAGCTGCAGAAGATAAAGTAAGCGGATTTGTAGACGAATTCGGGAATTTCCTCGGCACGGCCACAGAGGGCAAGCTTCCGGCCGCGTCCGCGAAGCAGGTTATCCGCAGTCATGAGAACCATGTCCAGGAAGTGTTCGAGGATTATGCAGCCGGTGATTACAAGGGCGCGTATGAAGCTTACCGTAAGGGGTATGCAGAGATGTTTGGCATCAGCAAGGCCTTGTCCAGTGCGATTACCACGCAAATGCCTGCCAAATTCGAGCATACCAAGGCAGATACCAAGGCTGCTGATCTGAGATCGGCACTCAACCAGTTAGCGGGTGAACACTTCGCCTTGTCCGTCCTGCAAATGCAGGAGCAATATGACGGAAGAGCCGCTTCCAATGCGCTGATTGCAGCCGAAGCTATGAATACGGCAGACTTCAAGGCAGCCATTGCATCTATCTATGGTGCAGACGGGGCAGCGGCCTTCGAGAAAATCTGGGTCACGAATCATGTGAATGCCCAGGCTGATTTCACAGCGGCAGTGAAGAACAATGATGCAGCGGCAAAAGCGGCAGTTGAAGCGCGTATTGCCAGCTTCACCACTGAATTCGCAGCCTTCCTTGATTCGGCTACAGCAGGCAACCTGCCGAAGTCAGCGGGGCAATCTGCACTGACCACTCACGAGAATCAGGTACAGCAGGTGCTTACGCAGTATGCAGCGGGCAGCTATGACGCTTCTTACAAGACGAACCGCGAGGGCTACAAGACAATGTTCGGCGTAGGCCAAGCGCTGGGCAATGCGATTGTTACGCAGTTCAACGACAAGTTCCAGGATGCAGCAGCAGCACCCGCACCTGCAACACCAGCAGATCCTGCTTCTATGGTGAAAGTCTGGATGAAGGTAGGCAGCGAGGTCCTGAACATTAACGGACAAGTCACTCAAATGGATACTAAGCCGTTTATCTGGAGCGGAATGACCTACATCCCGCTTCGCTACCTGAGTGAAGGCATCGGCGCAGAGGTGAAATGGGATAAGCAGGCTCAGCAGGTTACGATCAAAGCAGGCAACGACACCCTTGTATTCTGGATGAACAAAGACTTCATGGAACTCAACGGCATGAGACAATCCGTCGGCGCCAAAGTCTTCGTGAACGGCGACAACAGAACCGTAGTTCCTCTTCGTTTCATCACCGAATTGCTGGGCTGGAACGTACAATGGGGCAACACCGATCAGTCCATTACCCTGACTAAGACTATGTAA
- a CDS encoding iron-siderophore ABC transporter substrate-binding protein, with the protein MYSTKKFSFKTLFIPLALTLVLAGCSSNQSNSAASPSPAPAAAATSEAASTEAPAAQDAVTYPITIKHALGEAVIKSKPERVVTVQWANHDVALALGVVPVGFSAANFGVQDGSGLLPWTADKLKELNVTDPNVFQDTDGLDFEAISDANPDVILAAYSGLTKEDYETLSKIAPVVAYPTAAWATTWREQVLLNAEGMGMKPEGEQLIKDTEALVKDKLSKYPQIAGKKVVWVNFSAEDLSKLHIYTPVDSRVAFLYELGMTYPESITKQITDPTSYSLSLSSENVEALYDADLIVGYGNDELLKTLQADSLIGKIPAIERGSVAFIDSDTPLVAAGTPNPLSIAYTIDEYLALIGGAIDKVK; encoded by the coding sequence ATGTACAGTACCAAGAAATTCTCGTTCAAGACATTATTCATTCCATTAGCGCTAACTCTAGTGCTGGCAGGCTGCTCCTCCAACCAGTCGAATTCTGCTGCTTCACCTTCACCGGCACCGGCAGCAGCTGCAACCAGCGAAGCGGCAAGCACAGAAGCACCGGCGGCGCAGGATGCTGTGACCTATCCGATTACCATCAAGCATGCGCTTGGTGAAGCTGTAATTAAGAGCAAGCCGGAGCGCGTAGTTACCGTGCAATGGGCTAACCATGATGTGGCTCTGGCTCTGGGCGTTGTCCCTGTAGGCTTCTCGGCTGCGAACTTTGGCGTGCAGGATGGCAGCGGGCTGCTGCCTTGGACCGCAGATAAGCTCAAGGAGCTGAATGTAACCGATCCGAATGTGTTCCAGGATACCGATGGTCTTGATTTCGAGGCGATCTCTGATGCTAACCCGGATGTTATTCTGGCCGCTTACTCGGGCCTAACGAAGGAAGACTATGAGACCCTGAGCAAGATCGCTCCAGTGGTGGCTTACCCGACAGCTGCTTGGGCTACGACATGGCGTGAGCAGGTGCTGCTGAACGCAGAAGGCATGGGCATGAAGCCTGAAGGCGAGCAGCTCATCAAGGACACTGAAGCCCTGGTTAAGGACAAGCTGAGCAAATACCCGCAGATTGCCGGCAAAAAAGTAGTCTGGGTCAATTTCTCCGCTGAGGACTTATCGAAACTGCATATTTATACACCTGTGGACTCCCGGGTCGCATTCCTGTATGAGCTGGGCATGACGTATCCCGAGAGCATTACCAAACAGATTACAGACCCTACCAGCTACTCGCTCAGCCTGAGCTCCGAGAATGTGGAAGCCCTGTATGATGCAGATCTGATCGTAGGTTATGGCAATGACGAATTGCTGAAGACGCTCCAGGCAGATTCACTAATCGGTAAAATCCCGGCCATTGAACGGGGATCGGTAGCTTTTATCGACAGTGATACTCCGCTGGTTGCTGCCGGAACACCGAACCCGCTGTCCATTGCGTATACGATTGATGAATACCTTGCCTTAATTGGGGGAGCTATTGATAAAGTAAAATGA
- a CDS encoding FecCD family ABC transporter permease: MMSSPVSDDNKLKLHMPKNFILVLVSCMVLLVLCIIASLVLGARHVGWNELMDGLFRPEVDSYGANVVRKRISRTVFSLMCGGALGVSGALMQSVTRNPIADPSILGVNTGASLFVVCGIAFLNISTAGQYIWLALAGAAITAVFVFGIGSMGRGGATPIKLVLAGAAISAALSSLVTAIMIPRAYVMDQFRFWQVGSVGAGTWSGITTFLPFLLIGMLIAFLTAPALNALALGDDVATGLGVRTGTLRLIAALAGVLLCGAVTALAGPIGFIGLLSTHVIRLILGSDLRFVIPMSAVTGAIILTVSDVGGRLIGSPGELEVGVVTAFVGAPILILLAMKSKVRSL; the protein is encoded by the coding sequence ATGATGAGTTCACCGGTCTCGGACGACAACAAGCTAAAATTGCATATGCCGAAGAATTTCATCCTGGTGCTGGTGAGCTGCATGGTCCTGCTGGTCCTGTGCATCATTGCCTCACTGGTACTGGGAGCCCGTCATGTAGGCTGGAATGAGCTGATGGACGGGCTATTCCGTCCAGAGGTGGACAGCTATGGGGCAAACGTGGTGCGCAAGCGGATCTCCCGGACGGTGTTCAGCCTGATGTGCGGCGGGGCGCTCGGTGTATCGGGAGCCTTGATGCAGTCGGTGACCCGTAACCCGATTGCCGATCCCAGCATCCTCGGGGTGAATACAGGGGCCTCTTTGTTCGTGGTCTGCGGAATTGCCTTCCTGAACATAAGCACTGCGGGCCAATATATATGGTTAGCCTTAGCCGGAGCTGCAATTACAGCGGTATTCGTATTCGGAATCGGCTCGATGGGGCGTGGCGGAGCCACGCCCATTAAGCTCGTTCTGGCGGGTGCTGCGATCAGCGCGGCTCTGTCCTCTCTGGTTACCGCCATCATGATTCCGCGCGCTTACGTCATGGACCAGTTCCGGTTCTGGCAGGTGGGCAGCGTGGGTGCGGGGACCTGGAGCGGGATTACAACCTTCCTTCCGTTCCTGCTGATCGGCATGCTGATTGCCTTCCTTACAGCTCCGGCCCTGAATGCGCTGGCCCTGGGCGATGATGTGGCGACCGGCCTCGGGGTCCGCACAGGAACACTGCGGCTTATCGCCGCACTGGCCGGAGTATTATTATGCGGAGCAGTGACAGCATTGGCCGGACCTATCGGGTTTATCGGCCTCTTGTCCACTCACGTGATCCGCCTGATCCTCGGCTCGGATCTGCGGTTCGTGATTCCGATGTCAGCGGTCACCGGGGCTATTATCCTTACGGTCTCCGATGTAGGCGGGCGGCTGATTGGCAGCCCCGGAGAGCTTGAGGTCGGTGTGGTTACAGCCTTTGTAGGGGCACCAATCCTGATTCTATTAGCGATGAAATCGAAAGTGCGGTCCTTATGA
- a CDS encoding FecCD family ABC transporter permease: MRNETIEFIMAGRRRRHRRGLIVTSLLAVLACVLCCAMLLLGNTIYPVAEVFRALSGEELKGVSFAVNIIRLPRMLAGLFAGFAFGMAGYTFQTMLRNPLANPNVIGITSGSSAAAVYCIVILQASGAVVSVASVIAGLATVLLIYVLSRGRTFSIGRLILIGIGLQAMLDAVISYLLLIGSEKDIPSAVRWLTGSLNGSQLRELPPLIIIVLICSPIIILLGKHLSILELGEQSATSLGVRTDRTRIALIVSSVCMVAMATATTGPIAFVSFLSGPIAKRLVGTGASSIIPAGLVGVNLVLASDLIGQFAFEYRFPVGIITGLLGAPYLIFLLIRMNRKGEL, translated from the coding sequence ATGAGAAATGAAACGATTGAATTCATTATGGCGGGCAGACGCCGGAGACACCGCAGGGGTCTGATCGTTACCAGCCTGCTTGCCGTACTTGCCTGTGTACTGTGCTGCGCGATGCTTCTGCTCGGGAATACCATCTATCCGGTTGCCGAGGTCTTCCGCGCACTCTCCGGCGAAGAGCTGAAGGGTGTTTCCTTCGCCGTGAATATTATCCGGCTGCCGCGGATGCTGGCGGGCCTGTTTGCCGGATTCGCCTTCGGCATGGCCGGGTACACCTTCCAGACGATGCTGCGCAATCCGCTGGCGAACCCGAATGTCATTGGCATTACCTCCGGATCAAGTGCGGCGGCGGTATACTGCATCGTGATCCTGCAAGCCAGTGGAGCTGTAGTCTCTGTTGCTTCGGTAATCGCAGGCCTTGCTACCGTGCTGCTGATCTACGTGCTCTCCAGGGGAAGAACCTTCTCCATCGGGCGGTTAATTCTGATTGGGATCGGCCTTCAGGCGATGCTGGACGCCGTGATCTCCTATCTGCTGCTGATCGGCTCCGAGAAGGACATCCCTTCAGCAGTCCGCTGGCTGACCGGCAGTCTCAACGGCTCACAGCTGCGCGAGCTTCCGCCGCTGATAATCATCGTGCTGATCTGTTCGCCAATCATTATCCTGCTGGGCAAGCATCTGAGTATTCTGGAGCTGGGGGAGCAGTCGGCTACCTCGCTTGGAGTCCGCACAGACCGGACCCGAATTGCACTGATTGTCAGCTCTGTCTGCATGGTGGCGATGGCTACGGCTACTACCGGACCGATTGCGTTTGTCTCTTTCCTGTCAGGGCCGATTGCCAAAAGACTGGTGGGTACAGGTGCCTCCAGCATCATCCCCGCAGGTCTGGTCGGCGTGAATCTGGTCCTGGCGTCCGATCTGATTGGACAATTTGCTTTTGAGTACAGATTCCCTGTAGGCATCATTACCGGATTACTCGGAGCGCCTTATCTGATCTTCCTGTTAATCCGCATGAATCGAAAGGGAGAATTATAA
- a CDS encoding ABC transporter ATP-binding protein — protein sequence MNKAHVFGAEQLIAGYENKTIIHGIDLVIPDHQISVIIGSNGCGKSTLLKTMARLIKHTAGQVTLDGKPISQIPAKALARVIGLLPQSPIVPEGISVADLVGRGRFPHQSLLGGWSRKDYEAVAEAMEIMNITEFANRNIDELSGGQQQRVWIAMALAQQTDILFLDEPTTFLDITYQVEILDLLTDLNRKHGTTIVMVLHDINLSARYADHIFALHSGRLVAEGPPAEVITSGRVKEIFGLDSMVIPDPVSGSPLVVPRGRYHNRQENTLE from the coding sequence ATGAACAAGGCACATGTGTTTGGAGCTGAGCAGTTGATAGCGGGCTATGAGAATAAGACGATTATTCACGGGATAGACCTGGTGATCCCGGATCATCAGATCAGCGTGATTATCGGCTCCAACGGCTGCGGAAAGTCCACCCTGCTCAAAACCATGGCCAGGCTGATCAAGCATACAGCAGGCCAGGTGACGCTGGACGGCAAGCCGATCTCGCAGATTCCGGCCAAAGCATTGGCCCGGGTCATCGGGCTGCTGCCGCAATCCCCGATTGTCCCGGAAGGGATATCGGTTGCCGATCTGGTGGGGCGCGGCAGGTTCCCGCACCAGTCCTTGCTTGGGGGCTGGTCCCGGAAGGATTACGAGGCCGTGGCCGAAGCGATGGAGATTATGAATATCACCGAATTCGCTAACCGTAATATCGATGAGCTGTCCGGCGGCCAGCAGCAGCGGGTCTGGATTGCGATGGCCCTGGCCCAGCAGACCGATATCCTGTTCCTGGATGAGCCGACGACCTTCCTGGATATCACCTATCAGGTGGAGATCCTGGACCTGCTCACCGATCTGAACCGCAAGCACGGAACCACCATCGTCATGGTGCTGCATGATATCAACCTGTCCGCCCGGTATGCCGACCACATCTTTGCGCTGCATTCCGGCAGGCTGGTTGCCGAGGGCCCGCCAGCAGAGGTCATCACAAGCGGGCGGGTCAAAGAGATCTTCGGACTGGATAGTATGGTCATTCCTGATCCGGTCTCCGGTTCCCCGCTGGTCGTGCCTAGAGGGCGTTATCATAACAGGCAGGAGAATACGCTAGAGTAA
- a CDS encoding LytTR family DNA-binding domain-containing protein codes for MDGKVFVYSENQVYEVKQKLYELEELCRDKNCFRASKSTILNIAKIESVRPSLSGRFTALLDNGERVVISRQYVPVLKQRLGFYPACSIPAVPCT; via the coding sequence GTGGACGGTAAGGTATTCGTCTACAGCGAGAACCAGGTATATGAAGTAAAGCAGAAGCTGTATGAGCTGGAGGAGCTGTGCCGGGACAAGAACTGTTTTCGCGCCTCCAAATCCACGATTCTGAATATCGCCAAGATCGAGAGCGTGCGTCCGTCCCTCAGCGGCAGGTTCACAGCATTGCTTGATAATGGGGAGCGTGTAGTCATTTCAAGACAGTATGTGCCCGTACTGAAACAAAGACTTGGATTTTATCCCGCCTGTTCTATTCCCGCAGTACCGTGCACCTGA
- a CDS encoding alpha/beta hydrolase family protein, with protein MDFIPPVLFPQYRAPEVTGKYEVRTAVYTYTDPTRVEEFTDTGERRRVNVKFWYPGNAEGKYPLIIFSHGAFGIRESNASTFTELASHGYVVVSLDHPYHSFYTQGVDGKITMINAAYMGEVNDSNKDGVYNVEELYGLTRKWMKLRTGDMNLVIDTILDKAASDQDPVYQRIDTEHIGVIGHSMGGAASVALGRERSDVDAAVNLDAPFFTELVYDRKINDLAAKNEPYRIPLLNIYTDDVWRQLGKNSAYAANNKANPNFKGAYTVHFQGAKHLSLTDLPLFSPILANMLQRGQADINKYYCIETMNRLILEFYDYTLKGTGPFAPQAVY; from the coding sequence TTGGATTTTATCCCGCCTGTTCTATTCCCGCAGTACCGTGCACCTGAAGTGACCGGGAAATATGAAGTCAGAACGGCTGTCTACACCTATACAGACCCTACCCGGGTGGAGGAGTTTACAGATACGGGGGAGCGCCGGAGGGTGAATGTGAAATTCTGGTATCCGGGTAATGCGGAGGGCAAGTATCCGCTGATCATCTTTTCTCATGGAGCCTTCGGGATCAGGGAGAGCAACGCTTCAACCTTCACGGAGCTGGCCAGCCACGGGTATGTCGTGGTATCCCTCGATCATCCTTACCATTCTTTTTATACACAGGGTGTGGACGGTAAGATCACTATGATTAATGCAGCGTATATGGGGGAGGTCAACGATTCCAATAAGGACGGAGTGTACAACGTAGAAGAGCTATACGGTCTTACGCGTAAATGGATGAAGCTGCGCACCGGAGATATGAATCTGGTAATCGACACGATTCTGGACAAAGCGGCAAGTGACCAGGACCCCGTGTACCAACGGATTGATACGGAGCACATTGGTGTAATCGGCCACTCCATGGGTGGTGCGGCAAGCGTCGCGCTTGGCCGGGAGCGCAGCGATGTGGATGCTGCCGTGAATCTGGATGCCCCGTTCTTCACAGAACTGGTATATGACCGGAAGATCAATGATCTGGCTGCCAAAAATGAGCCCTACCGCATACCGCTGCTGAACATATACACCGACGATGTGTGGAGACAGCTCGGGAAGAACTCGGCTTACGCAGCGAATAACAAAGCGAATCCGAACTTCAAGGGCGCGTATACCGTTCATTTTCAGGGAGCCAAGCACTTGAGCCTGACCGATCTGCCGCTGTTCTCCCCCATCCTTGCGAATATGCTGCAGCGCGGGCAGGCGGATATCAATAAGTATTACTGTATTGAGACCATGAACAGGCTGATTCTTGAATTCTACGACTATACGTTAAAAGGCACCGGGCCGTTTGCGCCGCAGGCGGTGTATTAA
- a CDS encoding GIY-YIG nuclease family protein, whose product MSAQLIDKVAGLPLTPGVYLMKDGLGHVIYVGKAKQLRKRVQSYFYNNKGHSPKVKQLVKHIRDLDYRLTDTELEAFMLECQLIKEIKPMYNRKMKNPLAYSYISIVDKAPYRQIEIGYEPSTEAGSLVYGPYTSRSTVERAVLGIKESQRILCSSPHARSSRCLNHSLGLCIGMCGGGEAAVAQYEAVIDEMICLLEGKGSGIVAGLEARMEDAALRFDFETAAKFRDYLGAVHSLLQKEQVIEFTGANKNIIVLEPVDEQSHKLILIKGSVILYRTLLARDALNEGQLTGMIAASAREVFRSSSQTAATEEISRHKIDEAQIVYSYLKSSSSHYLLVPLEWLEDEGVTGLEEGIAELVQSSVLDM is encoded by the coding sequence ATGTCCGCACAGTTAATAGACAAAGTCGCCGGACTGCCCTTGACGCCTGGCGTATACCTGATGAAGGACGGCCTGGGTCATGTGATTTATGTCGGCAAGGCGAAGCAGCTGAGGAAGCGGGTCCAGTCTTATTTTTATAATAATAAGGGGCATTCGCCCAAGGTGAAGCAGCTGGTTAAGCATATCCGCGATCTGGACTACCGGCTGACCGATACAGAGCTGGAGGCCTTCATGCTGGAATGCCAGCTGATCAAAGAGATCAAGCCGATGTATAACCGCAAAATGAAGAATCCGCTCGCCTACAGCTATATTTCCATCGTGGACAAGGCGCCTTACCGGCAGATTGAGATAGGCTACGAGCCAAGTACAGAGGCGGGCAGCCTCGTGTATGGCCCTTATACCAGCCGGAGTACTGTGGAGAGAGCGGTGCTGGGCATCAAGGAATCACAGCGCATTCTATGCAGCAGTCCCCATGCCCGCAGCTCCCGCTGCCTGAACCATTCGCTGGGCTTATGTATCGGCATGTGCGGAGGCGGGGAGGCAGCTGTGGCGCAGTATGAAGCCGTCATAGACGAGATGATCTGCTTGCTGGAAGGCAAGGGCAGCGGAATTGTAGCCGGACTGGAAGCCCGGATGGAGGACGCTGCGCTGCGGTTCGACTTCGAGACCGCCGCCAAATTCCGCGATTATCTGGGGGCCGTCCATTCGCTGCTGCAGAAGGAGCAGGTGATTGAATTTACCGGAGCGAACAAGAATATTATCGTGCTGGAGCCGGTGGACGAACAGTCCCATAAGCTGATCCTGATTAAGGGCAGCGTGATTCTCTACCGTACTCTGCTGGCAAGAGACGCGCTGAACGAAGGGCAGCTTACCGGGATGATCGCGGCATCCGCCCGGGAGGTCTTCCGCAGCAGCAGCCAGACCGCCGCTACGGAAGAGATAAGCCGCCACAAGATCGATGAGGCACAGATCGTCTACAGCTACCTCAAGAGCAGCTCCAGCCATTATCTGCTCGTCCCGCTGGAGTGGCTGGAGGATGAGGGTGTGACGGGGTTAGAGGAAGGGATAGCGGAACTGGTTCAGTCATCTGTCTTGGATATGTAG
- a CDS encoding MerR family transcriptional regulator, producing MKYSIGEFASILGVTADTLRLYEKHDIVRPMKDHHNNYRYFNDLDARNLLTSRWYRSMQIPLQDVAGLIKDAPCEQVMGSIAAAGMQLEEEIRRSTLLLGKIQEIQAELAQVSASLYTCKMKQVPGMYRIQQTNKNHLLQKEELKDTVQAWMELLPFTFYSFRVGNKASECVCGLGQLEYSWGLGLLAEDQVKLGVCLNDGVEYLEPAVCISAVIVSGQEDYLERDAFGFMLDYVQAQNYKISGDISGKILFTERTGNGSKTYLEINIPVETE from the coding sequence ATGAAGTATTCGATCGGTGAATTTGCGTCTATTCTTGGAGTGACGGCAGATACACTGCGCTTATATGAGAAACATGATATTGTCCGGCCGATGAAGGATCATCATAATAACTACAGGTATTTCAACGATCTGGATGCACGGAATCTATTGACGAGCAGATGGTACCGGAGCATGCAGATTCCGCTTCAGGATGTAGCCGGGCTGATTAAGGACGCGCCGTGTGAGCAAGTGATGGGGTCAATTGCCGCTGCGGGTATGCAGCTGGAGGAGGAGATCCGGCGCAGCACACTGCTGCTCGGCAAGATTCAGGAGATTCAGGCGGAGCTGGCGCAGGTCAGCGCATCCCTATATACATGCAAGATGAAGCAGGTGCCGGGCATGTACCGGATTCAGCAGACGAACAAGAATCATTTGCTGCAAAAGGAGGAGCTTAAAGACACCGTCCAGGCGTGGATGGAGCTGCTGCCGTTCACCTTCTACTCCTTCCGGGTTGGGAATAAGGCAAGCGAATGTGTCTGTGGATTAGGGCAGCTGGAGTATAGCTGGGGACTTGGCCTGCTTGCGGAGGATCAGGTGAAGCTCGGGGTCTGCTTGAATGATGGCGTGGAGTATTTGGAGCCTGCGGTCTGCATCTCTGCTGTCATTGTCAGCGGCCAGGAGGATTACCTGGAGCGGGATGCCTTCGGGTTCATGCTGGACTACGTGCAGGCGCAGAATTATAAGATTAGCGGGGACATCAGCGGTAAAATTCTGTTCACCGAGCGCACGGGTAACGGCAGCAAAACGTATCTGGAGATTAATATTCCGGTAGAAACGGAATAG